One Dysosmobacter welbionis DNA segment encodes these proteins:
- a CDS encoding methylated-DNA--[protein]-cysteine S-methyltransferase, which produces MWMIFHKPSPVGMLTLSSDGTALTGLWLDGQKYFGAGLPNAVKENDLPVFEQVSAWLDAYFAKAPLPALPPLAPQGSPFRQAVWRLLLEIPYGTVTTYGALARTLRGQGISAAAQAVGGAVGHNPISILIPCHRVVGSDGSLTGYAGGVANKQFLLELEGVDMTGLYVPTRGTAL; this is translated from the coding sequence ATGTGGATGATCTTTCATAAGCCCTCCCCGGTGGGAATGCTGACCCTCTCCTCGGACGGCACAGCCCTCACAGGGCTGTGGCTGGATGGGCAGAAATACTTTGGTGCTGGACTCCCAAATGCTGTAAAGGAAAATGACCTGCCGGTATTTGAGCAGGTCTCCGCCTGGCTGGACGCCTATTTTGCCAAGGCTCCCCTTCCGGCTCTGCCGCCTCTGGCCCCCCAGGGCAGCCCCTTCCGCCAGGCGGTGTGGCGCCTGCTGCTGGAGATCCCCTACGGCACGGTCACCACATACGGCGCCCTGGCCCGGACGCTCCGGGGCCAGGGGATTTCTGCCGCGGCCCAGGCAGTGGGCGGCGCCGTGGGCCACAACCCCATCTCCATTCTGATCCCCTGTCACCGGGTTGTGGGCAGCGACGGAAGTCTGACAGGCTACGCCGGAGGCGTGGCCAACAAGCAGTTCTTGCTGGAGCTGGAGGGCGTGGACATGACCGGGCTGTATGTCCCCACTCGTGGCACGGCGCTGTGA
- a CDS encoding DNA-3-methyladenine glycosylase family protein translates to MDFPYGETEIAYLRARDLKLGAAMDRISPIHREVDPDLFSSVIHHIIGQQVSMAAQRTVWQRLQAAAGTLVPETVAAMPAEALQALGMTRRRALYILEFARKAASGDFDLDALAEMEDREVLARLTSLRGVGPWTAEMLLIFGLRRPDVVSWGDLAILRGMRMLYRKRSIDQRTFQRLQKRYSPYGTTASLYLWAIACGALPELTDPGAGRKPDKKRGRHT, encoded by the coding sequence ATGGATTTTCCCTATGGTGAAACGGAGATTGCCTATCTGCGTGCCAGAGACCTGAAACTGGGCGCGGCCATGGACCGGATCAGCCCCATCCATCGGGAGGTGGACCCGGACCTCTTCTCCTCCGTAATCCATCACATCATCGGCCAGCAGGTATCCATGGCTGCCCAGCGGACAGTGTGGCAGCGGCTCCAGGCAGCGGCCGGGACGCTTGTGCCGGAGACGGTCGCGGCCATGCCGGCCGAGGCGCTCCAGGCCCTGGGCATGACCCGCCGCCGGGCGCTGTACATCCTGGAATTTGCCCGGAAAGCGGCCTCCGGGGATTTTGATCTAGACGCCCTGGCGGAAATGGAGGACCGTGAGGTGCTGGCCCGCCTCACCTCCCTGCGGGGTGTGGGGCCTTGGACAGCGGAGATGCTGCTGATCTTCGGCCTCCGGCGGCCGGATGTGGTCAGCTGGGGCGACTTGGCCATCCTCCGGGGGATGCGGATGCTGTACCGAAAGCGGTCCATCGACCAGAGGACCTTCCAGCGCCTGCAGAAGCGGTACAGCCCCTACGGCACCACTGCCAGCCTGTACCTCTGGGCCATCGCCTGCGGCGCCCTGCCGGAGCTGACGGACCCTGGCGCCGGACGGAAACCGGACAAAAAACGGGGGCGGCACACATGA
- a CDS encoding GNAT family N-acetyltransferase has protein sequence MGDLSEEQVRTMTLGASSPVVFETERLAFREMNQDDFLDLAEMLQNPKVMYAYEHDFSNSDVQQWLDRQIGRYRDYGFGLWAVISKTSGVMVGQAGLTMQPYRNKDVLEIGYLLKKEFWHCGYAREAAEGCKRYAFEQLKRDRVSSIIKSDNLASIRVAESIGMRKEDTFLTRYYSGEMLHFLYSVYRETRC, from the coding sequence GTGGGCGATCTATCAGAAGAACAAGTGAGAACAATGACATTGGGGGCAAGCAGTCCTGTGGTTTTCGAGACAGAACGTCTGGCTTTCAGAGAAATGAATCAGGATGATTTTCTTGATTTGGCGGAGATGCTGCAAAATCCGAAGGTGATGTATGCCTATGAACATGATTTTTCCAACTCGGATGTCCAACAATGGCTTGACCGGCAGATCGGACGATATCGGGACTATGGATTTGGCCTGTGGGCGGTCATATCGAAAACCAGTGGTGTCATGGTTGGGCAGGCAGGCCTTACTATGCAGCCATATCGAAATAAAGACGTGCTTGAAATCGGATATCTGCTCAAGAAGGAGTTCTGGCACTGCGGGTATGCAAGAGAGGCAGCTGAAGGCTGTAAACGATATGCGTTTGAACAACTGAAGCGGGACCGGGTATCGTCCATCATCAAATCGGATAACCTTGCGTCAATCAGGGTGGCGGAGAGCATCGGCATGCGCAAGGAAGATACGTTTCTCACCCGATATTACAGCGGAGAAATGCTTCATTTCTTGTACTCTGTCTACCGAGAGACACGGTGCTGA
- a CDS encoding CPCC family cysteine-rich protein: MAHTRKKMFYAPKAFNGYGPPEPPIPAAQDRPGRYPCPCCGQITLPVPPEEAVAYICPVCWWENDVFISSDNEPSDENHGLTLSQGRENVRRFGTCDPRMKR, from the coding sequence ATGGCGCACACACGAAAAAAGATGTTTTACGCGCCGAAGGCGTTCAACGGCTATGGGCCGCCGGAGCCTCCGATTCCGGCAGCTCAGGATCGGCCCGGGCGCTATCCCTGTCCCTGCTGTGGGCAGATCACCCTCCCGGTCCCGCCGGAGGAGGCGGTGGCTTACATCTGCCCGGTATGCTGGTGGGAGAACGACGTGTTCATTTCCTCCGACAACGAGCCCAGCGACGAAAATCATGGGCTGACCCTGTCCCAGGGGCGGGAAAATGTCCGGCGGTTCGGCACCTGCGATCCCCGGATGAAGCGGTGA
- a CDS encoding bifunctional transcriptional activator/DNA repair enzyme AdaA — protein sequence MTDRQRWQAVLDNDRRYDGTFFYGVASTGIFCRPSCPSRPPRRDRVRFFPTADAALAAGFRPCKRCRPDLTDFSPGQDVAAEAMALLHRHFRDQADLSAALNGLGLSRRRLADLFHAAYGTTLHGCLGTLRVTEACRLLRETDQPVAQIAGEAGFDSLSAFYRAFRSGTGQSPLAYRRSAHSAPDKSSGPC from the coding sequence ATGACAGACCGGCAGCGCTGGCAGGCGGTCCTGGACAACGACCGCCGGTATGATGGCACATTTTTCTACGGCGTAGCCTCCACAGGCATCTTCTGCCGTCCCTCCTGCCCCTCCCGACCGCCGCGGCGGGACCGGGTGCGGTTCTTCCCCACGGCGGACGCTGCACTGGCGGCGGGGTTCCGCCCCTGCAAGCGCTGCCGCCCGGACCTGACCGATTTTTCCCCGGGCCAAGACGTTGCTGCGGAGGCCATGGCGCTGCTGCATCGCCACTTCCGGGATCAGGCGGACTTGTCAGCCGCGCTGAACGGCCTGGGACTCTCCCGCCGGAGGTTGGCCGATCTGTTCCATGCAGCCTACGGCACCACCCTCCACGGCTGCCTGGGAACGCTTCGGGTAACCGAAGCCTGCCGCCTGCTGCGGGAGACGGACCAGCCCGTTGCCCAAATAGCCGGGGAGGCCGGATTTGACAGTCTCTCCGCCTTTTACCGGGCCTTCCGGTCCGGCACAGGACAGTCCCCGCTGGCGTACCGCCGGAGCGCCCATTCCGCGCCGGACAAATCAAGCGGTCCCTGTTGA
- a CDS encoding 6-phosphofructokinase, translated as MSELKGACIFGQSGGPTSVINASAYGVIATALKNPSITRVLGAEHGIKGVLNDRLFDMGQEDPAELELLKYTPSSALGSCRYKMADPDVDDTDYKRILEIFKKYDVRYFFYNGGNDSMDTCNKISKYMQKVGYECRVMGVPKTIDNDLFGTDHCPGFASAAKYIATSCMEVYQDARVYDTGMVCIIEIMGRHAGWLAGAAALATAYGAGPDLVYLPEVDFDMDQFLADVERIYKEKGNCMVAVSEGIHYADGSFVSEAKTSATDGFGHAQLGGLASLLAQVVKEKTGAKVRGIELSLLQRCGAHLASETDIEEAVMSGMAAVENAVNGITDKMVGFERSYEDGQYVCKTKLLPLTDVANTEKKVPIEWINAAHNGVEKPFIDYVLPLIQGEPKLPKEDSLPRFAKLKKVLVK; from the coding sequence CGGCCAGTCCGGCGGCCCTACTTCCGTCATCAACGCTAGTGCCTACGGCGTCATCGCCACGGCATTGAAGAACCCCAGCATCACCCGCGTCCTGGGCGCGGAGCACGGCATCAAGGGCGTTTTGAACGACCGGCTGTTTGATATGGGCCAGGAGGACCCGGCAGAGCTGGAGCTGCTGAAATACACCCCCTCCTCTGCCCTGGGCTCCTGCCGGTACAAGATGGCGGACCCGGATGTGGATGACACCGACTACAAGCGGATTCTGGAGATCTTCAAGAAGTATGACGTCCGCTACTTCTTCTACAACGGCGGCAACGACTCTATGGACACCTGCAACAAGATCAGCAAGTACATGCAGAAGGTCGGCTATGAGTGCCGCGTGATGGGCGTGCCCAAGACCATCGACAACGACCTGTTTGGAACCGACCACTGCCCCGGCTTCGCCTCCGCCGCCAAGTATATTGCCACCAGCTGCATGGAGGTCTATCAGGATGCCCGAGTGTATGACACCGGCATGGTCTGCATCATCGAGATCATGGGCCGCCACGCCGGCTGGCTGGCTGGCGCCGCCGCCCTGGCCACCGCCTACGGCGCCGGCCCCGATCTGGTGTACCTGCCCGAGGTGGACTTCGACATGGATCAGTTCCTGGCCGACGTGGAGCGCATCTACAAGGAGAAGGGCAACTGCATGGTGGCCGTCTCCGAGGGCATCCACTACGCCGACGGCTCCTTCGTCTCCGAGGCCAAGACCTCTGCCACCGACGGCTTCGGCCACGCCCAGCTGGGCGGCCTGGCCTCCCTGCTGGCCCAGGTAGTCAAGGAGAAGACCGGCGCCAAGGTCCGGGGCATCGAGCTCTCCCTCCTCCAGCGGTGCGGTGCCCACCTGGCGTCCGAGACCGATATCGAGGAGGCCGTCATGAGCGGCATGGCCGCTGTGGAGAACGCCGTCAATGGTATCACCGACAAGATGGTGGGCTTCGAGCGCAGCTATGAGGACGGCCAGTACGTCTGCAAGACCAAGCTGCTGCCCCTGACCGATGTGGCCAACACCGAGAAGAAGGTGCCCATCGAGTGGATCAACGCTGCCCACAACGGCGTGGAGAAGCCCTTCATCGACTATGTGCTGCCCCTGATCCAGGGCGAGCCCAAGCTGCCCAAGGAGGACTCCCTGCCCCGCTTCGCCAAGCTGAAAAAGGTGCTGGTGAAGTAA